A DNA window from Amycolatopsis sp. DSM 110486 contains the following coding sequences:
- a CDS encoding CGNR zinc finger domain-containing protein has translation MNWPATDRYELEVSPGGLGFVHDLLNTLSAGKPREKDLLAEVGDAQKWLDSALERWAGATERPAERVQLSGDDVERLRDLREELRDFTDHDPEAGAALLHSAPVLLQPGADGWIRPEPRGTGWRRVASIVLIEVLEAQRADRWRRLKTCRNKRCAVAFYDRSRNNSGVWHNVQICGNAVNLRAYRARRRTQQST, from the coding sequence ATGAACTGGCCGGCGACGGATCGCTACGAGCTCGAGGTGAGCCCGGGCGGGCTGGGTTTCGTGCACGACCTGCTCAACACGCTCTCGGCCGGCAAGCCCCGCGAAAAAGACCTGCTCGCCGAGGTCGGTGACGCGCAGAAGTGGCTGGACAGCGCGCTGGAACGGTGGGCCGGGGCCACCGAACGCCCGGCCGAACGTGTCCAGTTGTCCGGCGACGACGTCGAGCGCCTGCGCGACCTGCGCGAGGAGCTGCGCGACTTCACCGACCACGACCCCGAAGCCGGCGCGGCGCTGCTGCACAGCGCGCCCGTGCTGCTGCAGCCCGGCGCCGACGGCTGGATCCGGCCCGAGCCCCGCGGCACCGGCTGGCGGCGCGTGGCGTCGATCGTGCTGATCGAGGTGCTGGAGGCACAGCGCGCCGACCGCTGGCGGCGCCTGAAGACCTGCCGCAACAAGCGCTGCGCGGTCGCCTTCTACGACCGCTCCCGCAACAACAGCGGCGTGTGGCACAACGTGCAGATCTGCGGCAACGCGGTCAACCTGCGCGCCTACCGCGCCCGCCGGCGTACCCAGCAGAGCACCTGA